The Humulus lupulus chromosome 3, drHumLupu1.1, whole genome shotgun sequence genome window below encodes:
- the LOC133823747 gene encoding uncharacterized protein LOC133823747, with protein sequence MRKSTKSFVNEASQQDYEKIAAEVERSQHERQSQQQSEASLNVSGVDSSPVDQYEILSKVLGERSDYQRGVGYRAKGKAKKTSSSSTDQSQSQANTVASPNEDMRVMALLMKAICEMFETSTTVHPSKLYDPMFDSFL encoded by the exons atgagaaaatcgacaaaatcttttgtcaatgaggcatctcaacaagattat gaaaaaataGCGGCTGAGGTTGAGAGGTCACAGCATGAGAGGCAAAGTCAACagcagagtgaggcatctctaaatgtatctgGTGTTGATTCATCCCCGGTCGATCAATatgagatactaagtaaagtactcggggagagatctgactaccaaagaggagtgggttatagggcgaaagggaaggcaaaaaagacatcctctagctctacagatcaaagtcagtcccaagcaaatactgttgcttcgcctaatgaagatatgagagTTATGGCTTTGCTGATGAAGGCAATTTGTGAGATGTTTGAGACTTCGACAACTGTGCATCCCAGTAAACTGTATGACCCAATGTTTGACAGTTTTCTGTAG